A window of the Juglans microcarpa x Juglans regia isolate MS1-56 chromosome 5D, Jm3101_v1.0, whole genome shotgun sequence genome harbors these coding sequences:
- the LOC121265286 gene encoding uncharacterized protein LOC121265286, with protein MGLLLRSLSMIILLMWFFCLPALRAQSTNGSSLSPARALDALLQDYAYRAFVELVRPKTGTPYNGDVPSNLTGIKIEALRLRSGSLFRKGVDSYKEFHIPTGVSEQPYVKRLILVYQNLGNWSSTYYQLSGYTYLTPVLGLLAYSASNLSATDLPELNITATGDPISITFLDVKSAPDGAVAKCVQFDLSGQHSFSNVSPDYKCSTIHQGHFSIVVESVAPPPISPTPSAEVPNAGPRSGGEGKKSNSKVGIIVGSVLGGLALLMLLTFLVLWVQKFKHRKKVQQMERAADVGEALHMTTVGNTKAPAATVTRTQPVLETEYAP; from the coding sequence ATGGGGCTTCTTCTCCGGAGTCTCTCGATGATTATTCTACTGATGTGGTTCTTCTGCCTGCCGGCCCTGAGGGCTCAATCCACTAATGGGTCTTCCTTAAGCCCTGCTCGTGCTCTGGATGCACTGCTCCAAGACTACGCTTACAGGGCTTTTGTTGAATTAGTTCGTCCAAAGACTGGCACTCCCTATAATGGGGATGTTCCCTCGAATTTGACTGGGATCAAGATTGAAGCACTGAGGCTGAGGAGCGGTAGCCTATTTAGAAAAGGTGTTGATAGTTACAAAGAGTTCCATATTCCCACTGGAGTTAGCGAGCAACCATATGTCAAGAGGCTTATTTTGGTCTACCAAAACTTGGGCAATTGGTCTTCGACGTATTACCAGTTATCTGGTTACACTTACTTAACTCCAGTGCTGGGTCTGCTTGCTTATAGTGCTTCAAACTTGTCAGCTACAGATTTACCAGAATTGAACATTACGGCGACTGGAGATCCCATATCAATTACATTTTTGGATGTGAAATCAGCCCCTGATGGGGCTGTAGCAAAATGTGTTCAGTTTGATTTGTCTGGTCAACACAGTTTCAGCAACGTGTCGCCTGATTATAAATGTTCAACAATTCACCAGGGTCATTTCTCTATTGTGGTCGAGTCTGTTGCTCCACCACCAATCTCTCCTACACCAAGTGCCGAAGTTCCAAATGCAGGTCCAAGATCGGGTGGTGAAGGAAAGAAAAGTAATTCGAAAGTTGGGATAATTGTTGGCTCCGTGCTAGGTGGACTTGCACTGTTGATGTTATTGACATTCCTGGTTCTGTGGGTGCAGAAGTTCAAGCACCGGAAGAAAGTGCAACAGATGGAGAGGGCTGCAGATGTTGGAGAAGCCTTGCATATGACCACGGTTGGGAATACGAAAGCCCCTGCTGCAACAGTGACTCGAACACAACCAGTCCTCGAGACTGAATATGCACCCTGA